The Solanum lycopersicum chromosome 2, SLM_r2.1 DNA window TATTTACTGTAGTTATACTCGATAGATAATTACCTCTTGATAAGTTAGTAACAGGTAATTAAAATAGGAAGTGTAGTCTTCAAGAGACTACAGgataattttctcttttcataaaataaataaaactgaTCTTGTCATTATGGAAGTTCTATGATATGGAAAATATGATTATGCCTTCACGTGTATTTCAGGCCTTCAACATTTGCACAAGCTGCAAAACTGAGGAGGTTAGCTACAGCCAAGGAGAAGGAACTTGCAAAAAGTATGGCTTGTATTCTATGTTCTTTAGCTGTATTCGTAATCCATATCTAGAATCGACTAACACTATAGTTGAAGGCCTCATGGCTCATAGAGCGATAGATTATTTGTGAGTCCTACTTTCATTTTCTCGTTTGAACCTAGACTCAAAATGATTACAAGTTTGCAGCTTTGATGACTATTCAAATAGGAACATGGCTGTGCTGCCATGGCTTGACATAGTAACTTTTGGAAGGAATATTGGACTTGTCTTCTGTCCTTTCTCCACTAACTTGCTGCCAGTGACAATTTCTTGACCCACTTAATGAAGTGGTCCTTCTTCCATAATTGTGCCCAGATTTATACTGCCTCTAATATAGACGAGAGATACATTCATTATGCCCCATCCCACCAAATTACATTTATGATGGAAAGAATCACCTCGAGAGCTAATGATTTTTTATCAATAGCATTACTAAGCATAGAACAAGCATTCTGTGATGGAATTCCAAAATGATATGAATTTCTCCAGTGTACTCAGATTACCATCACTAGAGAACCATGAGATGAATGAAGACCCGGAATTAGTTGGAAGCACATTAGGTTGTGCCAAACTGCCAATGTTATGATGATTCAAATTGTCTTTAGTACTTTTGCTATTGAATGCCTGGATTGAGCTGAATGCAAGagtaaaaaattgttttttgagGCTTATTGTAGAGGAACAAGGTGCACATACTAACTCTTTTACCTGAACATGACTTCTTCTTAGTATTTCCCTGTCCTATCCTATTCTAGCATATGAAGGAATTTAAGCTTGCATGTAGTAGcaaattaattgatattttggGGAGATCTCAGTGAAATGGGTCTCAGTGGCTGTACTCCTTTCAGTTTGGAGCCTGTGAATGTTGGAGCTCATGGACCAAGTGCAGATGCCTACCATGAGGAACTTAAACCGCTCAACCTTTAAAGTCGCCTCAACAGGAAATTTATACAATATTCTAATAGTGATAGTTGAAGTTTTCTTCCAGAAGCTGGACTAAATAAACCAAGTCTGTCTCCTccttatagttagacttatgaGAAGTTGTGGTTAGTGCTTGTCTTTTGCAAATTACTGGCTTTATGTAACCATATATATTCAAGCAGAAACACATACAAAGCACAGATTAACATGCTGATTCTTTCCTTGTTAATAAGCACAAATATTGTGGATACTTTGATCAAACATCAAGTTTAGCACGAATAACTCCTGCAGAGAAGTAAATTCTTTGGATGACATTCTTGGGAAGGCATTGTGTTTTGGATTCTGATTTTTCTAGGAGAAAAAACTGTCAATTAGCGATTCTTCATATTGGAAGGTGTAAAACATAAACTACAATGCTACCAAATGGATTGATCCAAAGGAAGGAAGAGAAAAATCCACAATTTATTACTGAAAAAATACACTTTCcttaattgaaaataatgataaaaagacTCTATAGGGATGTCTTGCGTTGAACTTAAACAAGTGAATCAGAGATAGGAATGCTAAGATAGTAATATTAGTGGTCTTGAGATCTACAAGCAAGTAAATTTGATAGTCAGGATGGGTAAATCATGGATTTAAATCACTAAAGTAGGTTTGCCAGATTGAGGAAATGTGTGTAACAGACTACTTTTCAAACTTGAAGGTGGCTTTCTAGTCTGGTAATGTGACTAAGCTATGATCCAAAGTATATCACCTCCCTATCTAGTGCTCTCCTCTATGTTGATATTTCTTTCTCGTCATTTTGTCTTATTCACTTGCAAGTTACACATCAGTCTTCATAGCACATACAAACTAGTTGATATTGAGGTTTAGGTATGTTTGTACGGTTAACATACAAACTAGAGAACTTTTAGTGTTAGAAAACTTAACATATTGGACTGGAATGGAACGGGTCCAAATGAAGTGAATTGGTAATGAGGATAAATCATACTATCCTCAACCAGCTGGGGTTTGAGGCATATAActtattgttgtttttggtGTTCTCTTTATAGCATATTCTATTTGGGtgaaatttatcaataaatttaattagtcCTCATCCTCTGATGAagatcaagaaattcacaacaAAGAGGCGAAATTGTCACATGATTCATACACAAAAGGCCTAACTATTTTTCAGGTATGCATTGGATTCATTAAGTGATTTTTACAAGCTTCCTTTAAGCTGTAAGATGCTTATTTACCCTCCTTAATCACACAGGTCTTGACATACTTGTTGTTGATCATTTGGTTTTGGCGTATTCCTGTGGCTTCCATATCTAAGCAGCTCGTACAGCCTTTTGGTAATACTTCTGATTCCTAGATTAGTGAGCTGTAGCCATACCTACACGACATTTTGTGACCATTATGTATGCTTTAAATATTGTTTACCCATTTATCAATTTGCTTTGCTCGTCTTCCATTGtgatttatgatatattattgcTTTCACCGACTTTTAAGGAGATCCTTGTTCTTGTTTCCATAGATATCTTCCTGTGACATACTTAGCTATTGTTCTTCCACTTCTGCAGGGAAGATGTTGTCTTGGCGAGCTGGAGGCCCTGCCAATGAAAATGTTATGGTAATGATTAGTCGCCATTGTTTCTCTACTGTCATTTATTCTTTTAGGGGATATAGTGACTGAAAATAGAGCATTCCTGTAAGGGGGAGGGTAGGTCTTGGGTTTGAGACTCTGAAGGTAGAGCCAGCACTCGTGCAACATATCACATTAAAGCAGCAGCTCCTGCATTTTTCCTAAGACACCAAAGTTGCTTGTCTTTTGGTTGAATGACATTTTAATGGTTTGTTTAATGAACTTGCAGGTGGGGATTATTCCGTGGTTGATACTGTCTACTAGAGTCGGCAAATCTATCAGCCGAAGAATATTCAAGTAGGAGGAGAAAGTAGAAGTGACATCAGTGTATCGGaccattttttttaactatcCTTTCATTATCTATCTTATGTTCTTACTAATTCATTGAGATTTGTAAATTGAATGTGCTATACCTCTGTAAGAAGTACCCTTGTTCTTTTTCTGTAAGTAGGAACAAATGTGTTGAGTTAGATGTCATTTTTGAAAGGAGtgcttattttggttttgaaAAAAAGCAAATGCACTTCGTTTTCTTGGGTTTTTTGAGGTATAATTTTGTAGAGTTCATGATGTGGATCTGTGAAATTATAGTGCGCACAATTGGTATAcaaaagaagttttttttttgtaatcgTCAATGACTTGCATGATCACTTCTGGTTTCTACCGTCACTTCTATTCTTTATCTTGGTCTTGTTTATTGGAGTTATTTTCCCAGTTCTCAAACAACAGAAAACACAAACTGACGAAAGGGAAAAGAAAACACATTTGATTGTCGAAGaccttattttaaatttgactgCGTAATACCAATTTTTCATTGCTCAAGAGGATATCCGATAGAGAATTCTTgtagttttttaaaataatagggAATTTTTAGagattatgatattttaagttgtgtatttatataatttttccttgtTTTAAATCACTACTTCAGTCTCTATTTATTACTCACGGTGAGTTTTATTTGTTAGATTTATTATAACCTAATTGAGTATTGATGAAACTTGTAATTTGGAAAATTCTGTAATTTGTTTGGATGAAAAGAACCATAGCCAGTTTCCTATAATTCACAAGCATCTTTTAGGTGTCACGAACTGATTTTACAATTAGTCAGTTCAtgtgtttttttccttttaatgcAAATGACTTAAACttccttaaaaatataaatatataatactaaaatgaacgataaaaatagaataaagaGGTAATTTACAAAAGATATTAGGGATAAAATAGCAAAAAgcttaaatcaaatcaaaagcGTGTAGAAACTATACCATCATAAGTTGAAGATGACCATCTTATGGTTCTTTTCGACTGATTTTACCTCATAAGCCAAATCTTTTTGTATTTACCAACAAATACATAGATGAGCCaaaaattacttaatataaGATAATTTGGTAAACTACTAACTAGATTTTCTATGGTGTTATACTAATGCAACAAAATGCTTGGAGAACATCCCATTGCAAGAAGTGTTCTCTATAACTCCAAAAAAGTGGATTGTATTCTGGGGCAAAACTGCTCACTACGCTATCTGCAAACATCACCAAAAATATAGCACAAAATCAGCTTTAACTGGCAAGACATGTTATGAACTCGAAGCACCATCATATTCTACCATTACCTGCAACCCTTAAGATGTACTATTCTTGAATGTCATCATACCTCCCAATGTGGCCAGCTGAAATAACAAATGTTTTATAAGACGCTGAGAATGAAGGTAAATCatcacaaagaaagaaaaaaatgttaccTGTATAATTTATCTGATGTGACCTCCTCCACCACCATGCTAAGATGTACAGGAACATCATGACTTGCTCTTATCACGACCAACTCCACAGATTCTCCAACATTATTCCACATGTTTTCGAATAGCTAATGACAAAAAAGCACACATATTAGAACCAGTTTGCATCCTACATTGCACTGATAAACACAAAACTAAGTACAAAAGAATAACTACATTGATAAAAATGAACATGCTCAGTTGCTCTCAGAGCGATACAACATAAGGAGCTCACAAACTTGTGAAGAAGCAATTGACATACCCTAAACAATAACAAGAAAGGTAATATACCTCCAAGAAACTCTGAATTCTTTTTCCACCAAACTGAATTATAACATCATTGGGTTTTATCCCAGCAGATTCAGCAGAAGAACCAGGTAGGACCTGTTGAACAGTTTTATCCAGCAATTAGTAACAACGATTTAACTAATTTCAACTAACAACATACATGGTTGAACAGACTAACTTTTAATAACAAAAGTTCATAACAACCTGCGCGAATAAGTTGGAACCATGTTGTTTACTACTTATCTTTTGCATTTGTAGCATGTTCAAAATTTCAGcatttacaaattaaaatgaagtattTTTCTTATGCACATGAGTTAACATGGACAATGAGGATTCATAGGGCCAACTCCAACTAGTTTGGATTGATGTGTAGTTGTTGAATTTCTTTATGCGTATCATATAGAAACGGGCACCTGATCACTGCACTCAAACCTAGCCTATTCTACCCTGGTGCTATAATGTGCCTACTTAATTCAACAACTATAAAGTAGAGGGACATCAATACCATCAAATGAGCGATTTCCAACAAAAAAAACTGTAATAATATATAGAGCATACCTCTTCAACAATGACACCTTT harbors:
- the LOC101256829 gene encoding protein GET1, producing the protein MEESTANLERSVAAPMIFIIVLALQFLSRFIEINKKKGSTSSEDLQLRAEIKQLLKEASALSQPSTFAQAAKLRRLATAKEKELAKNQEIHNKEAKLSHDSYTKGLTIFQVLTYLLLIIWFWRIPVASISKQLVQPFGKMLSWRAGGPANENVMVGIIPWLILSTRVGKSISRRIFK